The window TAATGGAGTAAAAATACTCCACTAAAGGTTTACTCTGCCGAATCCTATGTTATTTTAAAAGGATCGGTTAGAAATGCCCTAAGGATACAAATATGCCACTATttattttttaaatgcttgaaATCATTCTCAGAAATCTTAGTAATCACGGTTGTCATGGACAACTTCGACTAAATGCATCAAATGTTACAAATAATACATGCAAACTTAGTTCAATAAATTAATCAATTAAAGCGAGAACAAACCTTCAAATGTACTAAAGAGTGAATCAATTAAGACATGTAAAGCTAGTACTTGTCCAATATTAATTAATAACTTGCACATAATTACAACCATTGACATAAAAAGGAAATATGATGGGTCATGTATTGATTCGTGTACAACATTACTACCCTTGACATAAAAGAAGAATCTGACGAGTCTTATTAGCTTGTTCATCTTACCATCATACTATACAACACTGCAAGCTAGTTTAAAAAAGAATAAAAGTCCAGAATGAACATTAGAATAGCCTGATCTATCTTTAACAACATGCACAAGGATACAAATTTAGTCCCCCGCAAGCTATGAAGATTTGGTTTATGCCTAACAACTTGTACAACATGATAAACTTAGATCCAAAAGGAATGCAATCCAGATAATTGTTTGACTTGTAAAGTCGATAAGATGAGTCAGTGCCAATTATATAGTTTTCGCCACTCTTAGATGATATGTACAATAAAAAGGCAACTTTACTGACCACTCCAAAAGTACGTTTGTATGTAGTGCCACCAAACAGAACACACCAAATAATTAGTTTGATAAGCATCGAATCACTTTAAAAAGTGAAAGCAATAATGAAAAGAAACCTAACCATGATAGCTATAAAAGCCTGTAATATGTACACTCCATACCATCATCCATCCTTCACATAACTAGAGCACAAGAATCAAATCCAAGTAAGTAGTACCTAACGCAAATCCACCATGAAGACCTTACTCATCGTAACAATCCTTGCGATGGCAACAACCATCGCCACCGCCAATATGCAAGTCGACCCCGGCTACCAAGTACATTGGCCACAACAACAACCATTCCCCCAGCCCCAACAACCATTCTGCCAGCAACCACAACAAACTATTCCCCAACCCCATCAAACGTTCCACCATCAACCACAACAAACATTTCCCCAACCCCAACAAACATACCCCCATCAACCACAACAACAATTTCCCCAGACCCAGCAACCACAACAACCATTTCCCCAGCCCCAACAAACATTCCCCCAACAACCCCAACTACCATTTCCCCAACAACCCCAACAACCATTCCCCCAGCCTCAACAACCCCAACAACAATTTCCCCAGTCACAGCAACCACAACAACCTTTTCCCCAGCCCCAACAACAATTCCTGCAGCCCCAACAACCGCAACAATCATTCCCCCAGCAACAACAACCGTTGATTCAGCTATCTCTACAACAACAGATGAACCCCTGCAAGAATTTTCTCTTGCAGCAATGCAACCCTGTGTCATTGGTGTCATCCCTCATATCAATGATCTTGCCACGAAGTGATTGCCAGGTGATGCAGCAACAATGTTGCCAACAACTGGCACAGATTCCTCAGCAGCTCCAGTGTGCAGCCATCCATAGTGTCGTGCATTCCATCATCATGCAGCAAGAACAACGACAAGGCGTGCAGATCCGGCGGCCACTGTTTCAGCTCGTTCAGGGTCAGGGCATCATCCAACCTCAACAACCAGCTCAATTGGAGGTGATCAGGTCATTGGTATTGAGAACTCTTCCAACCATGTGCAACGTGTATGTCTCACCTGACTGCTCCACCATCAACGCACCATTTGCCAGCATAGTCGTCGGCATTGGTGGCCAATGAAAAATGCAAGAGTTATGCTAATAGGTAGATGGATCATCGTTGCTTAGCTGATGCACCAATCGTTGTAGCGATGACAAATAAAGTGGCGTACGCCATCATGTGTGACCCCGACCAGTGCTAGTTCAAGCTTGGGAATAAAAGACAAACAAAGTTCTTGTTTGCTAGCATTGCTTGTCACTGTTACATTCACTTTTTATTTCGATGTTCATCCCTAACCGCAATCCTAGACTTACACATCAATAGCTAGCTGCTTGAGCTGGCAGGTTACTATATAATCTATCGATTAATGGCCGACCTATTAATCCAGTTAATAGGCTGATTGATATATTAGTTACTGCTCCCAAGCCGACCGAGCAGCTATCAGTTACGGATTTCCTGAACATTGCACACTATAATAATTCAACGTATTTCAATGTCTAGAAGTAAAAGGGAATTTTAGCAGCAAAACAAGCGCCTGATTGGAAACCATTCGTCACTCTAAATGTTAATCTGGATATTTTTGCGTTGGTACAATTTTGAGTTTGGTGGCACCAAAGCATTTTTCAAAAGCAATTCTTTAGGGGACTTCAAAGAGGTGAAAATCAAACTAAATTTGCCATTGCACAATTTAATCTATATTTTCTTTCCATTTTGCAAGGTTGCACCGGAGTGAGCACCGAAAAGCAACAGGAGCCAGAAAATGAAGATCTCACAAGAGAACAACACTTTTATAGAGCAAGGAAAAAATAAAGCAAACATGTATCAAAGGTTTTTGGAGCAAAATAGCCCCAACTACCGAAAACTGGCCCTAGGGGTGGCCTATATGGCCCACGTGCCTGGCCACCTGCCTTGGGTCCCGGGCATGGCCTAGGATGCGTGGGGCTCACAGAAGCCCCATGCCTCCATCCTTTTTATATACTAATATCATCTGCGCGAAAGAACACCCTTGATTTTCACTTTTTTTTCTATTGCACAGTACAGAGAACGTTATTATCTTCCTCACGCTAGTAGGGAAACCCCTTATAGGATTTCACTATTAGGAGCGTCCACAACTATATGGACGCTCCTGCTAACTCGCGTAACAGCGAGCAGCGTGCGGGGAAAACCAGAACGCGGCAGTAGTGAGGGACTTAGTGGCGTTCATCCATTTGAAACACTGCTAGTTACGTGCATGAAGGTAGACGGTTTGCCATAATCCCTGGCAGCGTGCGGATGGAGGGAATGCCACCGGTGTCACCTCCTATAGCAGCGTGTGGCTCTGCTCCGCATGCGGCTACTCTGATGTCTAACACTCTGTGCACCGACGGGCATATGGGTCTTAAAAACTAGTGGCGTTTATATACTCGCACGCTGCTAACTTGTAAACTTTCGTAGCTTTCAGCGGATGGCAAAAACTGCTAATTGTCTTCTCCTTCCGCCCCTCTCTCTCTACTGTTTTTCAGGCACAATTTCATCAATAGATCTTTTTCTGCCTTTACTTTCCCTGATGTTAGCAGCGTGTTCTCTCTATGGCACACTACTAAGCCATTTTCTATATTCAATCCCCTTGAAAATTGAAAACAATAGTCAATAAATCCATAAGTGTACATGTAACAATAAAATGGTGCATATGATATGCCAACAAAATTTTGGAGGCACACTTTTCAGCACTATTCTGATTACCGTTGGTGATACCTACCTTCGGTTTGGGAGGAATCTATACTAAACTTTGGTTTAACACTTTGTAATTTTAACCGCTAGTTCAAGTTGTCATATAATGACAGTACACCAAGTTTCAAGAATTTTAAAATGCATTTATTTTTTCTAAATTCAAATGAAAAACTGTTTGTAGCGTTCGCCTGTGTATGCCAGGCTGCCAGTCCTCTACATCATTAGCCCTGTGTCGTTGTTGCACATGTGGCTTGTGTTTGGTATACAAACCGTCGTGTAAGCTAGCAGTGTTCTGCGGGCGCACACGCTGCTAGCTTGTATGCATACAAACTATCCTGCCCGGGTTTTATTAATTTCCCACTCActctctcttcttcctctccccaTCTCTTTGCGCCCTCTCCCTGCCACAACCTGTATTCTCATCTTGAAATCTATGGCCGGTGATTATTGGCGGCATTTATGCCGCCGGCCGGTGTGCACACGTCTAATTAGTGGTTAGTTCGATCCGGCCACCCTCCTCCTCTTGATCTGCTCCCCAGGTGTGGTGAACTAAATCTGGCCGCCCTCAATCCTACCAATGTGTATACCTTAGATCATTTAAGTAGCTAGTTAAATTTAGTTTATTTCGCCACTGTACCTAGTTTATTAGATTAGTTAGATTGATTAATTAGTGTTGTATGTAGTGTATTGATTAATTAGTATGTATAACTTGATTTTAATTATCACAACTTGAGTTTAAAATAGTTTACTACAACTTGAGTTTAGTAATTATCTTACATATGCATTAGCGAGGAAGGGGACAAGTTCATCACCGTTTTCCAAATGGGGCAGGATGCTAACCTAGTCCTCTTCATATGTGCCATCTTATACTAGAGGTTGACGAATAGGGTTCATATAGTCCTCTTCATGCGTGTCGTTATTTAGTCTACTTTGTTGTGA is drawn from Aegilops tauschii subsp. strangulata cultivar AL8/78 chromosome 1, Aet v6.0, whole genome shotgun sequence and contains these coding sequences:
- the LOC109765881 gene encoding gamma-gliadin — translated: MKTLLIVTILAMATTIATANMQVDPGYQVHWPQQQPFPQPQQPFCQQPQQTIPQPHQTFHHQPQQTFPQPQQTYPHQPQQQFPQTQQPQQPFPQPQQTFPQQPQLPFPQQPQQPFPQPQQPQQQFPQSQQPQQPFPQPQQQFLQPQQPQQSFPQQQQPLIQLSLQQQMNPCKNFLLQQCNPVSLVSSLISMILPRSDCQVMQQQCCQQLAQIPQQLQCAAIHSVVHSIIMQQEQRQGVQIRRPLFQLVQGQGIIQPQQPAQLEVIRSLVLRTLPTMCNVYVSPDCSTINAPFASIVVGIGGQ